One segment of Pseudomonas sp. FP2196 DNA contains the following:
- the truD gene encoding tRNA pseudouridine(13) synthase TruD, which translates to MNELQLLGPRAYGEPLGSAVLKAIAEDFQVDEVLDIPFSGDGEHLWIWVEKRGLNTEEAARRIAKAAGVPLRTVSYAGLKDRQALTRQWFSVQLPGKADPDLSAAENDTLKILKTTRHKRKLQRGAHSANGFTLRLTQFNGDKAAIEERLLLIAKQGIPNYFGAQRFGHDGGNVVDARAWAARKALPEQRNVRSRLLSTARSFLFNQVLAARVADGTWQKSLVGDLLAFTDSRSFFPAGEAECSDPRLAILDLHPTGPQWGEGDSPAAGAVHELEQGIAAREADLRDWLIHAGMSHERRILRLPIGGLTWHYPQPDILQLEFVLPAGCFATVLVRELVDLVPVGQTDSPCVF; encoded by the coding sequence ATGAATGAACTGCAATTGCTCGGCCCGCGGGCCTATGGCGAACCCCTCGGCAGCGCAGTACTGAAAGCCATCGCGGAAGATTTTCAGGTCGACGAAGTCCTCGATATTCCGTTTAGCGGCGACGGCGAACACCTGTGGATCTGGGTGGAAAAACGCGGCCTGAATACTGAAGAGGCCGCGCGGCGCATCGCCAAGGCTGCTGGCGTGCCGCTGCGTACAGTCAGTTATGCCGGGCTGAAGGATCGTCAGGCGCTGACCCGTCAGTGGTTCAGCGTGCAACTGCCGGGCAAGGCTGATCCGGATCTGTCGGCAGCGGAAAACGATACGCTGAAGATTCTCAAAACCACCCGGCACAAGCGCAAGTTGCAACGTGGTGCGCATTCGGCCAATGGCTTCACGCTGCGTCTGACGCAGTTCAATGGTGACAAGGCCGCGATCGAAGAGCGTCTGCTGCTGATCGCCAAGCAAGGCATTCCCAATTATTTCGGCGCCCAGCGTTTCGGCCATGACGGCGGCAACGTCGTCGATGCCCGCGCGTGGGCGGCACGCAAGGCGTTGCCGGAACAGCGCAATGTGCGTTCGCGTCTGTTGTCGACGGCCCGCAGCTTTCTGTTCAATCAGGTGCTGGCGGCACGGGTTGCCGATGGCACCTGGCAAAAATCTCTGGTCGGCGATCTGTTGGCGTTCACCGATAGCCGCAGCTTTTTCCCGGCGGGTGAAGCCGAGTGCAGCGACCCACGCTTGGCGATTCTCGATCTGCATCCCACCGGCCCGCAGTGGGGCGAAGGTGACTCCCCGGCCGCTGGCGCTGTCCATGAACTGGAGCAGGGGATTGCCGCCCGTGAAGCGGATCTGCGAGATTGGTTGATTCACGCCGGCATGAGCCACGAACGTCGTATCCTGCGGCTGCCCATTGGCGGGTTGACGTGGCATTATCCCCAGCCTGACATTCTGCAACTGGAATTCGTCCTCCCGGCCGGATGCTTCGCCACCGTATTGGTGCGCGAACTCGTTGATCTGGTGCCGGTGGGGCAGACGGACAGCCCATGCGTATTCTGA
- a CDS encoding LysR substrate-binding domain-containing protein: MSDNRWEGIDEFVAVAECSQFTAAAERLGVSSSHISRQIVRLEERLQTRLLYRSTRRVTLTEAGQTFLQHCQRLQDGREEALRAVGDLTSEPKGMLRMTCAVAYGERFIVPLVTRFMGLYPQLRIDIELSNRQLDLVHEGLDLAIRLGRLQDSRLVATRLAPRRMYLCASPSYVERYGRPHSLSELTRHNCLIGSSDIWQLEQNGREFSQRVQGNWRCNSGQAVLDAALQGVGLCQLPDYYVLEHLHSGALISLLEAHQPPNTAVWALYPQQRHLSPKVRKLVDFLKEGLAERPEYRI, encoded by the coding sequence ATGTCCGACAATCGCTGGGAAGGCATCGACGAGTTCGTCGCCGTCGCCGAATGCAGCCAGTTCACCGCCGCTGCCGAACGTCTTGGGGTTTCTTCCTCGCACATCAGTCGACAAATCGTACGACTGGAAGAGCGCTTGCAGACACGCTTGCTCTATCGCAGCACACGTCGCGTGACGCTGACCGAAGCCGGGCAAACCTTTCTCCAGCACTGTCAACGTTTGCAGGACGGTCGCGAAGAAGCTTTGCGCGCGGTCGGTGATTTGACCAGCGAACCGAAGGGCATGCTGCGCATGACTTGCGCGGTGGCCTACGGCGAACGTTTTATCGTGCCACTGGTGACGCGGTTCATGGGGCTGTACCCACAACTGCGCATCGATATTGAATTGAGTAACCGCCAACTCGATCTGGTGCATGAAGGGCTGGATCTGGCGATTCGTCTGGGTCGACTACAGGACTCGCGCTTGGTCGCCACACGGCTGGCGCCAAGGCGCATGTATTTGTGCGCATCACCGTCCTACGTCGAACGGTATGGACGCCCACACAGCTTGTCCGAATTGACCCGGCACAATTGCCTGATCGGCAGTTCGGACATCTGGCAGCTTGAGCAAAACGGCCGGGAATTTTCCCAGCGGGTGCAGGGAAACTGGCGTTGCAACAGTGGGCAAGCGGTGCTGGATGCCGCGCTACAAGGGGTTGGTTTGTGTCAGTTGCCGGATTATTACGTGCTGGAGCATCTGCACAGTGGCGCGTTGATTTCGTTGCTGGAGGCGCATCAGCCGCCGAACACGGCGGTGTGGGCGTTGTATCCGCAGCAGCGACATTTGTCGCCGAAGGTGCGCAAGTTGGTGGACTTTCTCAAGGAAGGATTGGCCGAGCGGCCGGAGTATCGAATTTAA
- the ispF gene encoding 2-C-methyl-D-erythritol 2,4-cyclodiphosphate synthase, translating to MRIGHGYDVHRFAEGDFITLGGVQIAHSFGLLAHSDGDVLLHALSDALLGAAALGDIGKHFPDTDPQFKGADSRALLRHVVGLIHAKGWKVGNVDNTIVAQAPKMAPHIESMRALIAADLQVELDQVNVKATTTEKLGFVGREEGIAVHSVALLLRA from the coding sequence ATGCGTATTGGCCACGGCTATGATGTGCACCGTTTCGCTGAAGGCGATTTCATTACTCTGGGCGGCGTGCAAATCGCACACAGCTTCGGGCTGCTCGCTCATTCCGACGGTGATGTCCTGCTGCACGCCTTGAGCGATGCCTTGCTCGGCGCCGCTGCGCTGGGTGATATCGGTAAACATTTCCCGGACACCGACCCGCAGTTCAAGGGCGCCGACAGCCGTGCGTTGTTGCGTCATGTGGTCGGGCTGATCCACGCCAAAGGCTGGAAAGTCGGCAACGTCGACAACACCATCGTCGCGCAGGCACCAAAAATGGCCCCGCATATCGAATCAATGCGCGCGCTGATCGCTGCGGATCTTCAAGTTGAGTTGGATCAAGTGAACGTGAAAGCTACTACTACCGAGAAGCTTGGCTTTGTCGGTCGCGAAGAAGGCATCGCCGTGCACTCCGTTGCCTTGTTGCTGCGCGCATGA
- the rpoS gene encoding RNA polymerase sigma factor RpoS, producing MALSKEVPEFDIDDEVLLMEAGIDSDSMLNDEGAAPPSVRSKSKHSASLKQHKYIDYTRALDATQLYLNEIGFSPLLSPEEEVHFARLSQSGDPAGRKRMIESNLRLVVKIARRYVNRGLSLLDLIEEGNLGLIRAVEKFDPERGFRFSTYATWWIRQTIERAIMNQTRTIRLPIHVVKELNVYLRAARELTQKLDHEPSPEEIANLLEKPVAEVKRMLGLNERVSSVDVSLGPDSDKTLLDTLTDDRPTDPCELLQDDDLSQSIDQWLSELTDKQREVVIRRFGLRGHESSTLEDVGLEIGLTRERVRQIQVEGLKRLREILEKNGLSSESLFQ from the coding sequence ATGGCTCTCAGTAAAGAAGTGCCGGAGTTTGACATCGACGATGAGGTTCTCCTTATGGAGGCCGGCATCGATTCGGATTCGATGTTGAATGATGAAGGGGCTGCTCCACCTTCCGTTCGTTCCAAATCCAAACACTCCGCTTCACTTAAACAACATAAGTACATCGACTACACGCGGGCACTCGATGCCACGCAGTTGTATCTCAACGAAATCGGCTTTTCCCCATTGCTCTCCCCGGAGGAAGAAGTTCATTTTGCGCGTTTGTCGCAAAGTGGCGATCCCGCCGGGCGCAAGCGCATGATTGAAAGTAACCTGCGGCTGGTGGTCAAAATCGCCCGGCGTTACGTCAATCGGGGGTTGTCACTGCTGGATTTGATCGAAGAGGGCAACCTCGGATTGATCCGCGCGGTGGAAAAGTTCGATCCCGAACGCGGTTTCCGCTTCTCGACCTACGCGACCTGGTGGATCCGTCAAACCATCGAGCGCGCGATCATGAATCAGACCCGGACCATCCGGCTGCCGATTCATGTGGTCAAGGAGCTCAACGTGTACCTGCGGGCTGCACGGGAGCTGACGCAAAAGCTCGACCACGAACCTTCACCCGAAGAAATCGCCAACCTGCTGGAAAAACCAGTGGCCGAGGTCAAGCGCATGCTGGGCCTGAACGAGCGGGTTTCTTCGGTCGACGTCTCGCTGGGTCCGGATTCGGATAAAACCCTGCTGGATACCCTCACCGATGATCGTCCGACCGACCCATGCGAACTGCTGCAGGATGACGACCTGTCGCAGAGCATCGATCAATGGCTGTCGGAGCTGACCGACAAGCAGCGCGAGGTGGTTATTCGCCGCTTCGGCCTGCGCGGCCACGAGAGCAGTACGCTGGAAGATGTAGGCCTGGAGATCGGCCTGACCCGGGAACGGGTGAGACAGATCCAGGTGGAGGGCCTCAAGCGCCTTCGGGAAATTCTCGAGAAGAATGGCCTGTCGAGCGAGTCGTTGTTCCAGTAA
- a CDS encoding protein-L-isoaspartate(D-aspartate) O-methyltransferase — translation MTSQRTRERLIQRLYEEGLSNAKVLEVIRRTPRHLFVDEALAHRAYEDTALPIGHNQTISQPYMVARMSELLLEAGPLDKVLEIGTGSGYQTAVLSQLVERVFSVERIKVLQDRAKERLVELNLRNVVFRWGDGWEGWPALSPYNGIIVTAVATDVPQALLDQLAPGGRLVIPVGSGEVQQLMLIVREEHGFSRHVLGAVRFVPLLNGPLA, via the coding sequence ATGACGTCCCAGCGCACGCGGGAACGTTTGATCCAGCGCCTGTACGAAGAAGGCTTGTCCAACGCCAAGGTGCTGGAAGTGATTCGCCGCACGCCGCGACACCTGTTTGTCGACGAAGCGCTGGCGCACCGCGCTTATGAAGACACTGCGCTTCCAATCGGCCATAACCAGACCATTTCCCAGCCTTATATGGTGGCGCGCATGAGCGAGCTGCTGCTGGAGGCGGGACCGCTGGACAAGGTGCTGGAGATTGGCACCGGTTCCGGTTACCAGACGGCCGTGTTGTCGCAACTGGTGGAGCGGGTGTTCTCGGTTGAGCGCATCAAGGTTTTGCAGGATCGCGCCAAGGAACGTCTGGTCGAGTTGAACTTGCGCAACGTGGTGTTCCGTTGGGGCGACGGTTGGGAAGGCTGGCCAGCCCTGTCGCCTTACAACGGCATTATCGTTACAGCCGTGGCCACCGACGTGCCGCAAGCGTTGCTCGATCAGTTGGCTCCGGGTGGACGTCTGGTGATCCCGGTAGGCTCGGGGGAGGTACAGCAATTGATGCTGATCGTGCGTGAAGAGCACGGCTTCTCACGACACGTTTTGGGCGCTGTTCGCTTCGTGCCTTTGCTCAATGGGCCGTTGGCCTGA
- a CDS encoding peptidoglycan DD-metalloendopeptidase family protein: MSLTVIAQRMGNTSFQRLVTGLVLSTLLVGCSSTKSSNVRVVDRNNAVAQRPTVTTGQYVVRPGDTMFSIAFRYGWDYKALAARNNIPTPYTIHPGQTIRFDGRAGSTPTAVVSNASSSPSSSSKTTVIRRQANGTTTTTTTGSAGGSTGAVPSVANKQTQAPLPPAGPAPTGWGWPSNGILIGKFSSNGSLNKGIDIAGDLGQPVLAASDGTVVYAGSGLRGYGELVIIKHSETYVSAYGHNRRLLVREGQQVKVGQTIAEMGSTGTDRVKLHFEIRRQGKPVDPLQFLPRR, from the coding sequence GTGAGTCTCACAGTCATTGCGCAGCGTATGGGTAACACGAGCTTTCAGCGCCTGGTGACTGGCCTTGTCTTGAGCACCTTGCTGGTGGGTTGCTCCAGCACCAAATCGAGCAATGTCCGGGTAGTCGATCGCAACAATGCAGTCGCGCAGCGTCCTACAGTGACGACCGGGCAATACGTGGTCCGTCCGGGCGATACGATGTTTTCCATCGCTTTTCGCTACGGCTGGGACTACAAAGCCCTCGCAGCCCGGAACAATATTCCTACGCCGTATACGATCCATCCGGGTCAGACAATTCGCTTCGACGGTCGTGCCGGTTCAACGCCCACGGCGGTGGTAAGCAACGCCAGTTCTTCGCCTTCATCCTCCAGCAAAACTACGGTAATCCGGCGCCAGGCAAATGGCACGACCACCACTACAACCACCGGTTCTGCGGGCGGTTCTACCGGTGCAGTACCGTCCGTCGCCAACAAGCAAACCCAAGCTCCACTGCCTCCAGCGGGTCCAGCCCCGACCGGCTGGGGATGGCCATCTAATGGCATTCTGATTGGAAAATTCTCTTCAAACGGTAGTTTGAATAAAGGAATTGATATCGCCGGGGATTTGGGACAGCCTGTTTTAGCTGCGTCTGATGGGACGGTGGTATACGCCGGGAGTGGCTTAAGGGGCTACGGCGAATTAGTCATCATCAAACACAGCGAAACCTACGTCAGTGCTTACGGTCACAACCGTCGGCTGTTGGTTCGGGAGGGACAGCAGGTCAAGGTCGGACAGACAATTGCCGAAATGGGGTCAACGGGTACAGACCGGGTGAAACTGCATTTTGAGATTCGCCGACAAGGTAAACCTGTAGATCCGCTGCAGTTCCTGCCAAGACGTTGA
- the ispD gene encoding 2-C-methyl-D-erythritol 4-phosphate cytidylyltransferase, producing the protein MIDSLPAFWAVIPAAGVGARMAADRPKQYLQLGGRTILEHSLGCFLDHPSLKGVVVSLAVDDPYWPNLGCVSDPRIRRVEGGAERSGSVLNALLHLHAQGADDEDWVLVHDAARPNLSRDDLDKLLAELADDPVGGLLAVPARDTLKRVDKHGRVVETVDRSVIWQAYTPQMFRLGALHRALADSLVADAVITDEASAMEWAGLAPRLIEGRADNLKVTRPEDLEWLRQRWTNRR; encoded by the coding sequence ATGATCGATTCTCTGCCGGCCTTCTGGGCCGTGATTCCTGCCGCGGGCGTCGGTGCCCGTATGGCCGCGGACCGTCCCAAGCAATATCTGCAATTGGGCGGGCGCACAATTCTCGAACACAGCCTCGGCTGTTTCCTCGATCACCCAAGCCTCAAGGGCGTGGTGGTCAGTCTTGCTGTTGATGATCCTTATTGGCCGAACCTTGGGTGCGTCAGCGATCCGCGCATCCGGCGGGTTGAAGGTGGGGCTGAACGTTCTGGCTCGGTGCTCAACGCCTTACTGCATCTGCATGCACAAGGTGCGGACGATGAGGATTGGGTGTTGGTGCATGATGCAGCACGGCCTAACCTGAGTCGCGATGATCTCGACAAGTTGCTCGCCGAACTGGCGGATGATCCGGTGGGTGGTTTGCTCGCAGTGCCGGCTCGCGACACGCTGAAGCGGGTCGACAAGCACGGTCGTGTGGTCGAGACCGTGGATCGCAGCGTGATCTGGCAGGCCTATACGCCGCAGATGTTCCGCCTCGGTGCATTGCATCGGGCGTTGGCGGACAGCCTGGTGGCAGATGCCGTGATCACCGATGAAGCCTCGGCGATGGAATGGGCGGGCCTGGCGCCGCGTCTGATCGAGGGGCGCGCGGATAACCTCAAGGTGACCCGTCCTGAAGATCTGGAATGGTTGCGGCAGCGTTGGACTAACCGCCGCTAG
- the ftsB gene encoding cell division protein FtsB has protein sequence MRSPYWLFLVLLLLLAGLQYRLWVGNGSLAQVAELNQQIAEQHAENEGLLERNRVMDAEVSELKKGMETVEERARHELGMVKDGETLYQLAQ, from the coding sequence ATGCGCAGTCCTTACTGGTTGTTTCTCGTTTTGCTCTTGCTGCTGGCCGGTCTGCAGTACCGCCTGTGGGTGGGCAATGGCAGTCTGGCGCAAGTCGCCGAGCTGAATCAGCAGATTGCTGAGCAACATGCCGAGAACGAAGGTTTGCTGGAGCGCAACCGGGTGATGGACGCAGAAGTCAGCGAGCTGAAGAAAGGCATGGAGACCGTTGAAGAGCGGGCTCGCCATGAGCTGGGCATGGTCAAGGACGGCGAAACCCTTTACCAGTTGGCCCAATGA
- a CDS encoding S-(hydroxymethyl)glutathione dehydrogenase/class III alcohol dehydrogenase: MIKSRAAVAFEAKKPLEIVEVDVAMPKAGEVLLRVVASGVCHTDAYTLSGADPEGIFPSILGHEGGAIVEAIGEGVTSVAVGDHVIPLYTPECGQCKFCKSGKTNLCQAIRATQGKGLMPDGTSRFSYKGETIFHYMGTSTFSEYTVLPEISVAKISKDAPLEKVCLLGCGVTTGIGAVLNTAKVKPGDTVAIFGLGGIGLSAVIGAVKAKAARIIAIDINPAKFEIAKQLGATDCVNPKDFDRPIQEVIVDMTDGGVDFSFECIGNVQLMRAALECCHKGWGESVIIGVAGAGQEISTRPFQLVTGRVWRGSAFGGVRGRTELPSYVDMAQSGEIPLDTFITHTMGLEDINKAFDLMHEGKSIRTVIHF; this comes from the coding sequence ATGATCAAGTCGCGCGCCGCCGTTGCCTTCGAGGCCAAGAAGCCGCTGGAAATCGTAGAAGTCGATGTCGCCATGCCCAAGGCTGGTGAAGTGTTGCTGCGTGTGGTGGCTTCCGGCGTTTGCCACACCGACGCTTACACTCTGTCCGGCGCTGACCCGGAAGGCATCTTCCCGTCGATCCTCGGCCACGAAGGTGGCGCAATCGTTGAAGCCATCGGCGAAGGCGTGACGTCGGTTGCCGTAGGCGATCACGTGATTCCGCTGTACACCCCGGAATGCGGCCAGTGCAAATTCTGTAAGTCAGGCAAGACCAATCTGTGTCAGGCGATTCGTGCGACTCAGGGCAAGGGTTTGATGCCAGATGGCACTTCGCGCTTTTCCTACAAGGGCGAAACGATTTTCCACTACATGGGTACTTCGACCTTCTCGGAATACACCGTGTTGCCGGAAATCTCCGTCGCAAAAATTTCCAAAGACGCACCGCTGGAAAAGGTTTGCCTGCTCGGTTGCGGTGTCACCACCGGTATCGGCGCAGTGCTCAACACTGCCAAAGTCAAACCAGGTGACACCGTGGCGATCTTCGGCTTGGGTGGCATCGGCCTGTCTGCAGTGATCGGCGCGGTGAAAGCCAAGGCTGCACGCATCATCGCCATCGACATCAACCCGGCCAAATTCGAAATCGCCAAGCAGCTCGGTGCCACCGACTGCGTGAACCCGAAAGACTTTGATCGTCCGATCCAGGAAGTGATCGTCGACATGACCGATGGCGGCGTCGACTTCTCCTTCGAATGCATCGGCAACGTGCAACTGATGCGCGCAGCGCTTGAGTGCTGCCATAAAGGCTGGGGCGAGTCGGTAATCATCGGCGTCGCCGGCGCGGGTCAGGAAATTTCCACCCGTCCATTCCAGTTAGTCACCGGTCGCGTCTGGCGCGGTTCGGCGTTCGGCGGCGTGCGCGGCCGTACCGAGTTGCCAAGCTATGTCGACATGGCGCAAAGCGGCGAAATCCCGTTGGATACTTTCATCACCCACACCATGGGCCTGGAAGATATCAACAAGGCGTTCGACCTGATGCACGAAGGCAAGAGCATTCGCACGGTCATTCATTTCTGA
- the fghA gene encoding S-formylglutathione hydrolase, whose amino-acid sequence MSLENISCQKSFGGWHKRYRHRSDVLGCDMVFAVYLPPQAEQGGKLPVLYWLSGLTCTDENFMQKAGAMRMASELGLIIVAPDTSPRGPDVPGDPDGAWDFGLGAGFYLNATQEPWARHYRMHDYVVQELPSLVEAHFPASDKRSISGHSMGGHGALVCALRNPGRYQSVSAFSPINNPMDCPWGQKAFLRYLGEDRSKWKEWDACALIAEADEKLPLLVDQGDRDDFLATQLKPEALLQAAKQAGHPLTLRSQPGYDHSYFFISSFIDDHLQHHARALRG is encoded by the coding sequence ATGAGTCTGGAAAACATCTCCTGTCAGAAAAGTTTCGGTGGTTGGCACAAGCGCTATCGCCACCGATCCGACGTGCTTGGCTGCGACATGGTATTTGCCGTGTACCTGCCGCCGCAGGCGGAGCAGGGCGGCAAGCTGCCGGTGTTGTATTGGCTGTCGGGTCTGACCTGCACCGATGAGAACTTCATGCAGAAGGCTGGCGCCATGCGCATGGCCTCCGAGCTGGGTTTGATCATCGTGGCACCGGATACCAGTCCGCGTGGCCCTGATGTCCCGGGCGATCCGGATGGCGCGTGGGACTTCGGTCTCGGTGCCGGTTTTTATCTGAATGCCACGCAGGAGCCTTGGGCGCGGCACTATCGGATGCATGACTACGTCGTGCAGGAATTGCCTTCACTGGTTGAAGCGCATTTTCCGGCGTCCGATAAGCGCAGCATCAGCGGCCATTCCATGGGTGGTCACGGTGCGTTGGTCTGTGCATTGCGCAATCCGGGGCGTTACCAATCTGTGTCGGCGTTTTCGCCGATCAACAACCCGATGGATTGCCCGTGGGGGCAAAAGGCGTTCTTGCGTTATCTGGGCGAAGACCGTTCGAAGTGGAAAGAATGGGATGCCTGCGCGCTGATCGCCGAGGCCGATGAAAAGCTGCCGCTGCTGGTTGATCAAGGTGATCGCGACGACTTCCTCGCCACCCAGCTCAAACCGGAAGCCCTGCTGCAAGCAGCAAAACAAGCGGGCCATCCGCTGACCTTGCGCTCTCAACCGGGCTACGACCACAGCTATTTCTTCATCTCAAGCTTTATAGACGACCACTTGCAGCATCACGCACGCGCTCTGCGCGGTTAA
- the surE gene encoding 5'/3'-nucleotidase SurE, which yields MRILISNDDGVTAPGLAALYAALADYTECVVIAPEQDKSGASSSLTLDRPLHPQYLANGFISLNGTPTDCVHLGLNGLLEREPDMVVSGINLGANLGDDVLYSGTVAAALEGRFLERPSFAFSLVSRQVDNLPTAAYFARKLVEAHAGLDLPPRTVLNVNIPNLPIDHIRGIQLTRLGHRARAAAPMKVVDPRGKAGYWIAAAGDAEDGGPGTDFHAVMQGYVSITPLQLDRTFNDAFRSLDGWLEGLR from the coding sequence ATGCGTATTCTGATTTCTAACGACGATGGGGTAACCGCACCCGGTCTCGCCGCGCTTTATGCTGCGCTGGCAGATTACACCGAGTGCGTGGTTATCGCCCCGGAGCAGGACAAAAGCGGCGCCAGCAGTTCGCTGACGCTCGACCGTCCGTTGCACCCGCAATATCTGGCCAACGGCTTTATCAGCCTTAATGGCACACCGACCGACTGCGTGCACCTGGGCCTTAACGGTTTGCTGGAGCGCGAGCCGGACATGGTCGTTTCCGGCATCAACCTCGGCGCCAATCTGGGCGATGACGTGTTGTATTCCGGGACAGTGGCGGCCGCCCTTGAAGGACGCTTCCTCGAGCGTCCGTCGTTCGCCTTTTCGCTGGTCTCACGTCAGGTGGATAATCTTCCTACGGCGGCCTACTTTGCGCGCAAACTGGTCGAGGCCCATGCCGGGCTCGATCTGCCTCCGCGCACGGTGCTCAACGTGAACATTCCCAATCTGCCCATCGACCATATTCGCGGCATTCAGCTGACCCGACTTGGCCATCGTGCCCGGGCGGCGGCGCCGATGAAAGTCGTCGATCCACGCGGCAAAGCCGGTTATTGGATTGCTGCCGCTGGCGATGCCGAAGATGGCGGGCCGGGCACGGACTTTCATGCTGTGATGCAAGGCTATGTTTCCATCACCCCTTTGCAGCTCGATCGCACCTTCAACGACGCCTTCAGAAGTCTCGACGGCTGGCTGGAGGGACTGCGCTGA